Proteins found in one Planococcus citri chromosome 2, ihPlaCitr1.1, whole genome shotgun sequence genomic segment:
- the LOC135835866 gene encoding uncharacterized protein LOC135835866 has product MSWQPPNYPKGWGKPPPHTPSPIPFRQMYTPSPPHITSSKHYPAGSPCMSPTSSSASSSRLPPPYIPCPKPTRPLAISPLAMPVYLPDQHGGPSQHINPTQNYLYQDNHMPANVYLEPLSSILHENSYNDQNDGRSTAEIIANQSQDYVDEKLAEYQATIFQLQGTTVVYM; this is encoded by the exons ATGTCTTGGCAACCTCCAAATTATCCAAAAGGATGGGGGAAACCGCCTCCTCATACTCCATCTCCTATTCCATTCCGTCAGATGTACACACCATCGCCTCCTCATATTACATCCTCTAAACATTATCCTGCTGGCTCACCATGCATGTCTCCGACAAGCAGCTCAGCGTCGTCTTCGAGATTGCCGCCTCCTTATATCCCTTGCCCCAAACCCACACGTCCTTTAGCGATTTCTCCCTTAGCCATGCCGGTGTATCTGCCTGATCAGCAT gGTGGTCCATCTCAACATATTAATCCTACGCAAAATTATTTATATCAAGATAACCACATGCCAGCCAATGTTTACTTAGAGCCACTTAGTTCGATATTGCACGAAAATTCATACAACGACCAAAACGATGGCAGATCAACCGCTGAGATTATCGCTAATCAATCTCAAGATtacgttgatgaaaaattggcaGAGTATCAAGCGACGATATTCCAGTTGCAAGGTACCACCGTTGTGTACATGTAG